A portion of the Bubalus kerabau isolate K-KA32 ecotype Philippines breed swamp buffalo chromosome 1, PCC_UOA_SB_1v2, whole genome shotgun sequence genome contains these proteins:
- the FAM200C gene encoding protein FAM200C, with amino-acid sequence MSKKRKWDDDYVRYWFTCMTEIDGTQRPQCVLCNSVFSNADLRPSKLSDHFNRQHGGIGGHDLSSLKHVPVPADQSETLKTFGVASQEDALLQASYQFAYLCAKEKNPHTIAEKLVKPCALEIAQIVLGPDAQKKLQQVPLSDDVIHSRIDEMSQDILQQVLEDIKASPLKVGIQLAETTDMDDCSQLMAFVRYIREREIVEEFLFCEPLQLTMKGKDVFNLFRDFFLKHKIALDVCGSVCTDGASSMLGENSEFVCCVKKEVPHIVITHCLLNPHTLVTKTLPTKLRDALFTVVRVINFIKGRAPNHRLFQAFFEEIGIEYSVLLFHTEMRWLSRGQILTHIFEMHEEINQFLHHQSSNLVDGFENKEFKIHLAYLADLFKHLNELSASMQRTGMNTVSAREKLSAFVRKFPFWLKRIEKRNFTNFPFLEEIVVSDNEALCIAAEITLHLQQLSSFFHGYFSVGDLDEASKWILDPFLFNLDFVDDGYLVKNDLAELRASGQILMEFETMKLEDFWCAQFTVFPSLAKTALEILIPFATTYLCELGFSSLLHFKTKSRSCLNMRDDIRVAISKKVPRFSDIIEQKLQLQQKSL; translated from the coding sequence ATGTCGAAGAAACGCAAATGGGACGATGACTATGTTCGTTACTGGTTCACCTGTATGACAGAGATTGATGGAACTCAGCGCCCACAGTGTGTGTTGTGTAACTCGGTATTTTCAAATGCTGACCTCCGACCATCAAAACTGTCTGACCATTTTAACAGACAGCATGGTGGTATAGGTGGGCATGATCTCAGCAGCCTGAAACATGTGCCAGTGCCAGCTGATCAGAGTGAAACCCTGAAAACATTTGGAGTTGCATCTCAGGAAGATGCCTTACTACAGGCATCATATCAGTTTGCATATTTATGTGCCAAAGAGAAGAATCCTCATACAATAGCTGAAAAATTAGTGAAACCTTGTGCACTGGAAATAGCACAAATAGTTTTGGGACCAGATGCACAAAAGAAGCTTCAGCAGGTACCCTTATCAGATGATGTCATCCATTCTAGAATTGATGAAATGAGCCAGGATATCTTACAGCAAGTTCTAGAAGATATCAAAGCCAGTCCTCTTAAAGTGGGTATTCAGCTTGCGGAGACAACAGACATGGATGACTGCAGTCAGCTGATGGCATTTGTGCGAtacataagagagagagagattgtagAAGAATTCCTGTTCTGTGAACCACTGCAGTTAACAATGAAGGGAAAAGATGTGTTTAACCTGTTCAGAGACTTCTTTTTGAAACATAAGATAGCACTCGATGTATGCGGCTCTGTTTGTACTGACGGTGCCTCTTCTATGCTAGGAGAAAATTCAGAGTTTGTTTGCTGTGTGAAAAAAGAGGTACCTCATATCGTGATCACACATTGTTTACTGAACCCTCATACACTTGTCACAAAGACATTGCCTACAAAACTGAGGGATGCTCTTTTTACTGTGGTGAGGGTAATAAATTTTATCAAAGGGCGAGCTCCAAATCATCGCCTGTTTCAGGCTTTTTTTGAAGAAATTGGAATAGAGTATAGTGTTCTCCTTTTCCATACTGAAATGAGGTGGCTTTCCCGAGGCCAGATACTTACTCATATTTTTGAAATGCATGAAGAAATAAATCAGTTTCTTCACCACCAAAGCAGCAATTTAGTTGATGGCTTTGAAAACAAAGAGTTTAAAATTCACCTCGCATACCTTGCAGATTTATTCAAACACCTAAATGAACTTAGTGCATCTATGCAAAGGACTGGAATGAACACAGTATCAGCTAGAGAGAAGTTGTCTGCCTTTGTTAGGAAGTTTCCATTTTGGCTAAAGCGGattgagaaaagaaattttaccaactttccttttcttgaagaaattGTTGTTTCTGATAATGAAGCTTTATGCATCGCAGCTGAAATAACACTACACCTGCAACAGCTGAGCAGCTTCTTCCATGGCTATTTCTCTGTTGGAGATCTTGATGAGGCAAGTAAATGGATACTGGatccatttctttttaatctgGACTTTGTCGATGATGGTTATTTAGTGAAAAATGATCTTGCTGAATTACGAGCTAGTGGCCAAATCCTAATGGAATTTGAGACAATGAAGCTTGAGGATTTCTGGTGTGCTCAATTCACAGTGTTTCCCAGCCTGGCAAAGACAGCGCTAGAAATCCTTATACCATTTGCAACTACATACCTTTGTGAGTTGGGATTTTCATcacttttgcattttaaaacaaagtccAGAAGCTGCTTGAATATGAGGGATGACATCCGTGTGGCTATTTCAAAAAAAGTTCCTCGTTTCTCAGATATCATTGAACAAAAACTACAGCTCCAGCAGAAGTCACTGTAA